From the genome of Sinanaerobacter sp. ZZT-01:
TAAAATCTGGCGAGCTTTCATATCCTGATAATAAGTTTGTAAAAAAAATATCTGCAAGAACCACAAAATAACCAAGACAAAGGCTGCAAACAAGCCGAAATACATCCATAATTTAAATTGAAGGCTTTTTGTATCAATGGTTTTATAAGAACTTAAATTAAATTTCAAATTTATAGCCTACCCCTCGTAATGTAACAATGTGATCACGATATTTACCTAAGTTGTTTCTTAAATTTTTAATGTGTGTATCGATGGTGCGGTCGTCTCCGAAGAAATCGTATCCCCAGATATCACGTAAAAGCTTATCTCTTGATAACGCAATGTTTTTATTTTGAGCGAGATAAAATAAGAGGTCATATTCCTTTGGTGTCAATTCTATTTTTTCTCCGTCAATTGTGACGTTACGTGCAAGAATGTTGATTTCCAAGCCATCAAAAGTGAGGACCTCATTATTTTGCGCGCTCTGCTGTCTTCTTCGTGTCAGCGCTACATTGATCCGTGCCATCAACTCTTTTGGGCTGAAGGGCTTTACTACGTAATCATCAATACCGAGCTCAAATCCAAATAGTTTGTCGTACTCTTCGCCCCGTGCAGAAAGCATAATAACTGGAATGTCCATCGTTTTTTTTATTTCCTTGCAGGTTGAAAAACCGTCTAGTTTAGGCATCATAATATC
Proteins encoded in this window:
- a CDS encoding response regulator transcription factor, whose translation is MALILIVDDEQKIREVIREYAEFNGYEVKEAADGMEAVALTKQYDFDLIVMDIMMPKLDGFSTCKEIKKTMDIPVIMLSARGEEYDKLFGFELGIDDYVVKPFSPKELMARINVALTRRRQQSAQNNEVLTFDGLEINILARNVTIDGEKIELTPKEYDLLFYLAQNKNIALSRDKLLRDIWGYDFFGDDRTIDTHIKNLRNNLGKYRDHIVTLRGVGYKFEI